In one Arthrobacter jinronghuae genomic region, the following are encoded:
- the sucB gene encoding 2-oxoglutarate dehydrogenase, E2 component, dihydrolipoamide succinyltransferase: MSETVNLPALGESVTEGTVTRWLKNVGDRVEVDEPLLEVSTDKVDTEIPSPVAGVIEEILVAEDETAEVGAALVRIGDGSGSGEQLDDGGSAADQEAPAEEAPAEEAPAPAAEEAPAAEEAPAESGSGEGTEVTLPALGESVTEGTVTRWLKAVGDDVEMDEPLLEVSTDKVDTEIPSPVAGKLLEIRVNEDDTAEVGSVLAVIGSGAAAPAKAEPKGAEPVAAASKDEREAPAVEPEKKEEPKAPKQEAPKAEAPKQEAPKAEAPKQEASNDAGTYVTPLVRKLANEHGVDLSSIKGSGVAGRIRKQDVLEAAEAKKAASQQPAASAPAASATPEKAAPAQISEASAKLRGTTVKAPRIRQTIARRMRESLEESAQLTQVHEVDMTRIAALRQKAKGNFQQQNGAKLTFLPFIAKAVVEGLKQHPVLNASYNNETQEITYHDAEHLAIAVDTEKGLLVPVINDAGDLNITGLAKKIADVGSRTRNNKIGPDELSGGTFTITNIGSVGALFDTPIINQPQVGILGTGAIVKRPMVVTDAEGNDNIAIRSMMYLSLTYDHRLVDGADAGRFLQTLKARLEEGNFEADLGL, from the coding sequence ATGTCTGAAACCGTGAACTTACCAGCCCTCGGCGAGTCCGTCACCGAAGGCACCGTCACCCGCTGGCTGAAGAACGTGGGCGACCGCGTCGAGGTCGACGAGCCGCTGCTCGAGGTATCCACCGACAAGGTCGATACGGAAATCCCCTCCCCCGTTGCCGGCGTGATCGAGGAAATCCTCGTGGCCGAAGACGAAACCGCAGAGGTCGGCGCTGCGCTTGTACGCATCGGTGACGGCTCCGGTTCCGGCGAGCAGCTGGACGACGGCGGCAGCGCCGCCGACCAGGAAGCTCCGGCCGAAGAGGCCCCTGCCGAGGAAGCACCGGCCCCTGCGGCCGAAGAGGCTCCGGCTGCTGAAGAAGCTCCCGCGGAGAGCGGCTCCGGCGAAGGCACCGAGGTCACCCTCCCCGCCCTCGGCGAATCCGTCACCGAAGGCACCGTCACCCGCTGGCTCAAGGCCGTCGGCGACGACGTCGAAATGGACGAGCCGCTGCTCGAGGTTTCCACCGACAAGGTCGACACCGAGATCCCTTCCCCGGTAGCCGGCAAGCTGCTGGAAATCCGGGTTAACGAAGACGACACGGCCGAGGTCGGTTCCGTCCTGGCCGTCATCGGATCGGGTGCTGCTGCCCCGGCCAAGGCCGAGCCCAAGGGTGCCGAGCCGGTAGCGGCCGCTTCCAAGGACGAGCGCGAAGCTCCGGCCGTCGAGCCGGAAAAGAAGGAAGAGCCCAAGGCCCCGAAGCAGGAAGCTCCGAAGGCTGAAGCTCCCAAGCAGGAAGCCCCCAAGGCTGAGGCTCCGAAGCAGGAGGCTTCCAACGACGCCGGCACCTATGTGACCCCGCTGGTGCGCAAGCTCGCCAACGAACACGGCGTCGACCTGTCCAGCATCAAGGGTTCCGGCGTTGCCGGACGCATCCGCAAGCAGGACGTGCTTGAAGCGGCTGAGGCTAAGAAGGCCGCTTCGCAGCAGCCCGCCGCGTCCGCCCCTGCCGCCTCCGCCACCCCCGAAAAGGCAGCACCGGCGCAGATCAGCGAAGCCAGCGCGAAGCTCCGCGGCACCACGGTCAAGGCACCGCGCATCCGCCAGACCATCGCGCGCCGCATGCGCGAGTCCCTGGAGGAGTCGGCACAGCTGACCCAGGTGCACGAGGTCGACATGACCCGCATTGCAGCCCTGCGCCAGAAGGCCAAGGGCAACTTCCAGCAGCAGAACGGCGCGAAGCTCACCTTCCTGCCGTTCATTGCCAAGGCAGTTGTCGAAGGCCTGAAGCAGCACCCGGTCCTCAACGCCTCGTACAACAACGAGACGCAGGAAATCACGTACCACGACGCCGAGCACCTCGCGATTGCCGTGGACACCGAGAAGGGCCTGCTGGTTCCGGTCATCAACGATGCCGGTGACCTCAACATCACCGGGCTGGCCAAGAAGATTGCCGACGTCGGCAGCCGCACGCGCAACAACAAGATCGGCCCCGACGAGCTCTCCGGCGGCACGTTCACCATCACGAACATCGGCAGCGTCGGAGCCCTCTTCGACACGCCGATCATCAACCAGCCGCAGGTCGGCATCCTGGGCACCGGCGCGATCGTCAAGCGTCCCATGGTTGTCACCGACGCCGAGGGCAATGACAACATTGCCATCCGATCGATGATGTACCTCTCCCTGACGTACGACCACCGCCTGGTGGACGGCGCCGATGCAGGCCGCTTCCTGCAGACGCTGAAGGCACGCCTGGAAGAAGGCAACTTCGAGGCAGACCTGGGGCTCTAG
- a CDS encoding leucyl aminopeptidase — MNKASEPSLSAVSRDGRKVAASALVIGVGQTPDGPVLIESPLSPKASAALAASLPLLGVTGAADEVHRLPGLPEADADMLVLTGLGKVSAGVALTEEALRRAAGSAVRQIAGTGSVALALPAGTVADAAAVAEGALLGAYSFTEHRSAATADKIPAPVSEITVITAAADEKGLRPALERARILGRAVNATRTLVNQPPSHLYPETFAAAAKDLAKSLPVKVTVMDEKKLEREGFGGILGVGKGSARPPRLVKLEYAPLRSKAKLALVGKGITFDSGGLSLKPAAGMEAMKSDMGGAAVVLNALLAIAELGLPIKVTSWLCIAENMPSGTAQRPSDVMTTYGGRTVEVLNTDAEGRLVMADGLVAASEETPDAIIDVATLTGAQMIALGKRVSAVMGEEGVRDAVKAAADRAGELFWAMPIPEELRASLDSQVADIANHGERFGGMMTAATFLREFVGEVNGTKIPWAHLDIAGPAFNDGAPYGYTPKEGTGVAVRTLVAYAEDVVARAS; from the coding sequence GTGAACAAAGCCAGTGAACCCAGCCTGTCGGCAGTATCCAGGGACGGGCGGAAGGTTGCCGCCAGCGCACTCGTGATCGGCGTCGGCCAGACCCCCGACGGCCCGGTCCTGATCGAAAGCCCGCTTTCCCCCAAGGCGTCTGCCGCCCTGGCCGCTTCACTGCCGCTGCTCGGCGTCACCGGTGCAGCTGACGAAGTCCACCGCCTGCCGGGCCTGCCCGAGGCAGATGCCGACATGCTGGTCCTTACCGGCCTCGGCAAGGTTTCGGCCGGCGTCGCCCTGACCGAGGAAGCCCTGCGCCGCGCCGCCGGTTCGGCTGTCCGCCAGATTGCCGGCACCGGATCCGTCGCCCTCGCACTGCCGGCCGGCACCGTGGCCGATGCCGCCGCCGTCGCCGAAGGTGCCCTGCTCGGCGCGTACAGCTTCACCGAACACCGCAGTGCCGCCACCGCGGACAAGATTCCGGCGCCGGTTTCGGAGATCACCGTTATCACTGCAGCCGCTGACGAGAAGGGCCTTCGGCCCGCCCTCGAACGCGCCCGTATCCTCGGCCGCGCGGTCAACGCCACCCGGACCCTGGTCAACCAGCCGCCGAGCCACCTCTACCCGGAGACCTTCGCGGCCGCCGCAAAGGACCTGGCCAAGTCGCTGCCCGTCAAGGTCACCGTGATGGACGAAAAGAAGCTTGAGCGCGAAGGCTTCGGCGGCATCCTCGGGGTGGGCAAGGGATCGGCCCGTCCCCCGCGCCTGGTGAAGCTCGAATACGCGCCGCTGCGCTCGAAGGCCAAGCTGGCACTCGTCGGCAAGGGCATCACCTTCGACTCCGGCGGACTGTCCCTCAAGCCGGCCGCCGGCATGGAGGCGATGAAATCGGATATGGGCGGGGCCGCCGTCGTGCTGAACGCGCTGCTCGCCATCGCCGAACTGGGGCTTCCCATCAAGGTGACGTCCTGGCTCTGCATTGCCGAGAACATGCCCTCGGGCACGGCGCAGCGCCCCTCCGACGTAATGACCACCTACGGCGGCCGCACTGTCGAAGTCCTGAACACGGACGCCGAGGGCCGGCTGGTGATGGCCGACGGTCTTGTGGCTGCCAGCGAGGAAACCCCTGACGCGATCATCGACGTCGCCACGCTAACCGGTGCTCAGATGATTGCGTTGGGCAAACGCGTTTCGGCAGTCATGGGTGAAGAAGGAGTCCGGGACGCCGTCAAGGCAGCTGCGGACCGCGCAGGCGAGCTGTTCTGGGCGATGCCGATTCCGGAAGAGCTGCGGGCGAGCCTGGATTCCCAGGTGGCGGATATCGCCAACCACGGGGAGCGTTTCGGCGGCATGATGACGGCCGCCACCTTCCTGCGGGAATTCGTCGGCGAAGTCAACGGAACCAAGATCCCGTGGGCGCACCTGGACATTGCGGGACCGGCTTTCAACGACGGCGCCCCCTACGGTTACACCCCCAAGGAAGGCACCGGCGTCGCCGTCCGCACCCTGGTGGCCTACGCGGAGGACGTCGTGGCGCGCGCCTCATAG
- the lpdA gene encoding dihydrolipoyl dehydrogenase — protein MADKAAAQEFDILILGGGSGGYAAALRSVELGFSVGLIEKGKLGGTCLHNGCIPTKALLHSAEIAENAKTASKYGINATFDSIDMTAVNSYKDNIIAGKFRGLQGLIKSKGITVIEGEGKLTSEKTIEVNGETYTGKNIILATGSYSRSLPGLEIGGKVITSDQALKMDTVPKSAVILGGGVIGVEFASVWNSFGVDVTIVEGLPSLVPNEDAAIIKQLERAYKKRGIKFSTGIFFDNVQQNDDGVVVTLADGKTFEADLMLVAVGRGPVTANLGYEEAGLTMDRGFVITNDRLHTGVGNIYAVGDIVPGLQLAHRGFQQGIFVAEEIAGLKPVVVDDVNIPKVTYCEPEIASVGLTEAKAKEKLGAENVEVQEYNLAGNGKTSILGSSGLIKMVREKDGPIVGVHMIGGRIGEQIGEAQLIVNWEAYPEDIASLIHGHPTQNEAIGEAAMALAGKPLHG, from the coding sequence GTGGCCGATAAGGCAGCTGCGCAAGAGTTCGACATCCTGATCCTCGGCGGAGGCAGCGGCGGCTACGCCGCGGCACTGCGCTCCGTGGAGCTGGGATTCTCCGTAGGTCTGATTGAAAAGGGAAAGCTGGGCGGGACCTGCCTTCACAACGGCTGCATCCCCACCAAGGCGCTGCTGCACTCCGCTGAAATCGCGGAGAACGCCAAGACGGCCTCGAAGTACGGCATCAACGCCACCTTCGACTCCATCGACATGACTGCAGTGAACTCCTACAAGGACAACATCATTGCGGGCAAGTTCCGCGGCCTGCAGGGCCTGATCAAGTCCAAGGGCATCACGGTCATCGAGGGCGAGGGCAAGCTCACCAGCGAAAAGACCATCGAGGTCAACGGTGAGACCTACACCGGCAAGAACATCATCCTGGCCACCGGTTCCTACTCCCGTTCACTGCCGGGCCTGGAAATCGGCGGCAAGGTCATCACCTCCGACCAGGCCCTGAAGATGGACACCGTGCCCAAGAGCGCGGTCATCCTCGGCGGCGGCGTCATCGGCGTCGAATTCGCCTCGGTCTGGAACTCCTTCGGCGTGGACGTCACCATCGTCGAGGGCCTGCCCTCCCTGGTCCCCAACGAAGACGCAGCCATCATCAAGCAGCTTGAACGCGCGTACAAAAAGCGCGGCATCAAGTTCAGCACGGGCATCTTCTTCGACAACGTCCAGCAGAACGACGACGGCGTCGTCGTCACCCTGGCCGATGGCAAGACCTTCGAAGCCGACCTGATGCTCGTTGCCGTGGGCCGCGGCCCCGTCACCGCCAACCTGGGCTACGAAGAAGCCGGGCTGACGATGGACCGCGGATTCGTCATCACGAACGACCGCCTGCACACCGGCGTCGGCAACATCTACGCCGTGGGCGACATCGTTCCCGGCCTGCAGCTGGCCCACCGCGGCTTCCAGCAGGGTATTTTCGTTGCCGAGGAAATCGCCGGCCTGAAGCCCGTTGTGGTTGACGATGTCAACATCCCCAAGGTCACCTACTGCGAGCCGGAAATCGCCTCCGTCGGCCTGACCGAAGCCAAGGCCAAGGAGAAGCTGGGCGCCGAAAACGTCGAGGTCCAGGAGTACAACCTGGCCGGCAACGGCAAGACCTCCATCCTCGGCTCCTCCGGCCTCATCAAGATGGTCCGCGAGAAGGACGGCCCCATCGTGGGTGTGCACATGATCGGCGGCCGTATCGGCGAGCAGATCGGCGAAGCCCAGTTGATCGTTAACTGGGAGGCGTACCCTGAGGATATTGCCAGCCTGATCCACGGCCACCCGACGCAGAACGAGGCTATCGGCGAGGCCGCCATGGCACTGGCCGGCAAGCCCCTTCACGGTTAA